Genomic DNA from Haloplanus sp. HW8-1:
CGTGACGGTCAACGCGGGCATCGACCGCTCGAACGTCCCCGGCGGTGACCTGTTGCTCCTGCCCGAAGATCCGACGGCGAGCGCCGCCCGGATCGCAGCGGGACTCGACGCCGATCGGGTGATCGTCACCGACACCTGCGGGCGCCCGTTCCGACACGGTCAGCGCGGCGTCGCCATCGGCTGGGCGGGCACGCCCGCCGCCCGCGACTGGCGCGGGGAGCGCGACCGCGAGGGTCGCGAACTCGACGTGACCGTTCAGGCGGTCGTCGACGAACTCGCCGCCGCCGCCAACCTCGTCGCCGGGGAGGGCGCGGGCGGGACGCCCGCCGTCGTCGTGCGCGGCTTCGAGTTCGGCGACCACGGCGGGAGCGACGCGCTCTTTCGCGACGTCGAGGGGGATTTCGTCCGCCAGGCGCTCCACGAGTGGTCGTTCGAGGCGGACTGACGTCGCCCCCCGACCTCGACACCGACACCGGCAGGTCCCGTGACCGACGAACGGTTTTTGCGTGTCCGCGCCAA
This window encodes:
- a CDS encoding coenzyme F420-0:L-glutamate ligase, which gives rise to MNVFAVPDLPEVRPGDSLAALIDERVDLRPDDVVCVASTVVSKAESRIADLTQFPAGGRARDLAAGLERATGEGKDPRFAQAVLEESTDLLMEAPFLLTETRFGHVTVNAGIDRSNVPGGDLLLLPEDPTASAARIAAGLDADRVIVTDTCGRPFRHGQRGVAIGWAGTPAARDWRGERDREGRELDVTVQAVVDELAAAANLVAGEGAGGTPAVVVRGFEFGDHGGSDALFRDVEGDFVRQALHEWSFEAD